A section of the Subtercola frigoramans genome encodes:
- a CDS encoding CBM35 domain-containing protein: MPDVYPDFPYGWVSWDDWTNKVNTMVQARLDATTTTGVDGWELWNEPDWTWDTTKAGSYLDGWTRTFRLVRLKDASTPIVGPSYSRYDHQWLLDFLTRAKADGTLPDVISWHELDDGVWNSIDEHVADYRAIETSLGISPRPISINEYGSPSQVDTPSVAAHFIAQFERTGVRDAERAYWYESGTVGGLVWNNQPAGSYWLYKWYGEMAGNMLAVTPSGDLDGFASYDSTRKIVNVAFGGTYGDNAVQVRGLSGFGAQAQVTLNYTPPSDRKTAVAAPTTLSKTTYTIVNGAITVPILNQDYLGAYQLVVTPNTGPTTAYQQVYEAENATVVNAARLNSTSASNGGYVGRIDGSSNARDDSFVDFLVDVPTAGAYSMAIRYANGTGAISTQGFAYNGGAWSTVSYPPTTGWGQFTNSVSTTLTLRSGFNTIRLAKGSPFLGATSGYAELDSITLTKQ; encoded by the coding sequence ATGCCCGACGTCTATCCCGACTTCCCTTACGGCTGGGTAAGTTGGGATGACTGGACCAACAAGGTGAACACCATGGTTCAGGCCCGCCTCGACGCCACAACGACGACAGGGGTCGACGGCTGGGAGCTATGGAACGAACCGGATTGGACGTGGGACACGACTAAGGCGGGATCCTATCTCGACGGGTGGACCCGGACATTCCGACTCGTCCGGTTGAAGGATGCTTCGACGCCCATCGTTGGTCCCAGCTACAGCCGTTACGACCACCAGTGGTTGCTCGATTTCCTCACCCGAGCCAAGGCCGATGGCACCCTACCCGACGTCATCTCATGGCACGAACTCGACGACGGTGTCTGGAACAGCATCGACGAACACGTCGCCGACTACCGCGCGATCGAGACATCCCTCGGTATCTCCCCACGGCCGATCTCGATAAACGAATATGGCTCGCCGTCGCAGGTCGACACTCCCAGCGTAGCTGCGCACTTCATTGCGCAGTTCGAGCGCACTGGCGTCCGTGATGCTGAACGCGCTTACTGGTACGAGTCTGGAACGGTCGGAGGCCTGGTATGGAACAATCAGCCCGCCGGATCGTACTGGCTATACAAGTGGTACGGCGAGATGGCGGGGAACATGCTTGCGGTGACGCCATCGGGCGACCTCGACGGTTTCGCCTCATACGACTCAACTCGCAAGATTGTGAACGTCGCCTTCGGCGGCACGTACGGTGATAACGCAGTGCAGGTCAGGGGGTTGTCAGGCTTCGGCGCCCAAGCACAGGTGACGTTGAACTACACCCCTCCGTCAGATAGGAAGACGGCGGTCGCAGCCCCAACAACCCTTTCGAAAACTACCTACACCATTGTCAACGGGGCGATCACCGTGCCAATCCTCAATCAGGACTATCTCGGGGCTTATCAGCTGGTCGTAACTCCCAACACGGGACCGACGACTGCGTACCAGCAGGTCTACGAGGCCGAAAACGCAACCGTTGTGAATGCGGCACGCCTGAACTCGACCTCCGCGTCCAACGGAGGCTATGTTGGGCGAATCGACGGTTCATCGAATGCGCGAGACGATAGTTTCGTCGACTTCCTTGTCGACGTGCCCACGGCCGGCGCCTACTCGATGGCCATTCGCTATGCGAACGGAACCGGAGCAATCTCGACCCAAGGTTTCGCCTATAACGGGGGCGCTTGGTCGACCGTGAGCTACCCACCCACAACTGGTTGGGGGCAGTTTACGAATTCGGTCAGCACGACACTCACGCTCAGATCCGGGTTCAACACAATCCGACTCGCGAAAGGATCACCGTTCCTCGGCGCTACCAGCGGATACGCCGAACTCGACTCGATCACGCTGACAAAACAGTAA
- the uca gene encoding urea carboxylase → MSFDTLLVANRGEIARRIIRSARSLGLRTVAVYSDADRAAPHVREADEAVRLGPAPAADSYLNVDAIIAAAHRFGVGAIHPGYGFLSENLEFAKRIEAEGISFVGPTVQQIASFGEKHTARELAAAAGVPMLAGTGLLSSADEAVAESQRIGLPVMLKATGGGGGIGMQACFSVEEVLDAYDRVVRLGEKNFGSAGVFLERLVRPARHVEVQLFGAGDGRVAIIGDRDCSLQRRNQKVIEEAPAPALPEHVRDQLHESARALAASVNYRSAGTVEFVYDPIREEASFLEVNTRLQVEHPVTEEVYGVDLVAMMLRLARDGANGLEPNAFTRTFEPHGFAFEARVYAEDPAKNGLPSSGLVTQAVFPGLGVPALHGVRVDGWIETGLEVSPFYDPMLAKVIAVAATRDEAIDLLREGLDSSRVDGVVTNLGLLRSLTDETALRSATHSTSTLEVTVDPDPRIDVIESGAMTTVQDVPGRTGYWQVGVPPSGPMDAVSLIEANLAVGNPSGAPGMEITATGPTLRFSTPSLIALTGAPAVATIDGEPIAFWEPVEVPAGATLTIGTLAGPGQRAYLAIRGGIDVPLYLGSASTFTLGGFGGHAGRALLPGDVLRPGSPDSEAEHPAFADAARLSEPSGPTPINRRPALTNTWQIAVTEGPHAAPEFFTREDMQTFYATDYEVHYNSARTGVRLIGPRPKWARSDGGEAGLHPSNIHDNPYAVGAIDFTGDTPIILGPDGPSLGGFVCPAVVGSGDLWKLGQLRPGDTIRFVAIREADAADLIEYRSSYSVAGRGGDGDDGVIARLEQTDARPSVTYRRDGDDNLLVEYGDLTLDLGLRMRVHALMTKLNDEKVNGVMELTPGIRSLQIHTDQAVLKASTLAGLLQEVESEIPATNQLVVPSRTVRLPLSWDDPATHLAIERYMNGVRNDAPWTPSNIEFIRRINGLDSVDDVYRTVFDASYLVLGLGDVYLGAPVATPLDPRHRLVTTKYNPARTWTAENSVGIGGAYLCIYGMEGPGGYQFVGRTVQVWNRFRRGGLFAENPWALRFFDRINWYPVSADELLELRAETDAGRGNFETHEGTFAIADYQSFLDENAASITDFRSTQTRAFTEEKERWHASGEFDVRPDTKEPVPADAVVVPDGATGVSAPFTSTVWQVSVSPGQRVSAGEKVMSLEAMKMESTVVSPTDGTVLEIYIERGDQVAPGQVLLSIGANS, encoded by the coding sequence ATGAGTTTTGACACCCTACTCGTCGCCAATCGTGGCGAGATCGCCCGGCGCATCATCCGCTCAGCGCGGAGCCTGGGCCTTCGCACGGTCGCCGTGTACTCCGATGCCGACCGTGCCGCTCCGCACGTGCGTGAGGCCGATGAAGCGGTACGGCTGGGCCCGGCCCCTGCCGCGGACTCGTACCTCAACGTCGACGCCATCATCGCTGCCGCGCACCGGTTCGGCGTCGGTGCCATTCACCCGGGTTATGGTTTTCTGTCGGAGAACCTCGAATTCGCCAAGCGTATCGAAGCCGAGGGTATCAGCTTTGTCGGCCCGACCGTGCAGCAGATTGCGTCGTTCGGCGAGAAGCACACCGCTCGCGAACTCGCGGCGGCGGCCGGGGTGCCCATGCTGGCCGGAACGGGCCTGTTGTCATCGGCCGACGAAGCCGTGGCTGAGTCGCAACGCATCGGGCTGCCCGTGATGCTGAAAGCGACGGGCGGCGGCGGCGGCATCGGAATGCAGGCTTGTTTTAGTGTCGAGGAGGTGCTCGACGCCTACGACCGCGTCGTGCGGCTCGGCGAGAAGAATTTCGGTTCGGCCGGCGTTTTTCTCGAGCGCCTCGTCAGGCCGGCGCGGCACGTCGAGGTGCAGCTGTTCGGCGCCGGAGATGGCCGTGTCGCGATCATCGGCGACCGCGATTGCTCTCTGCAACGCCGAAACCAGAAAGTCATCGAAGAGGCGCCCGCGCCCGCGCTGCCTGAGCACGTGCGTGACCAGTTGCACGAATCCGCTCGTGCCCTCGCTGCCTCTGTGAACTACCGCTCAGCCGGCACGGTCGAGTTCGTTTACGACCCGATTCGCGAAGAGGCGTCGTTTCTTGAGGTGAACACGCGGCTTCAGGTCGAGCATCCGGTGACAGAAGAGGTCTACGGTGTCGACCTGGTCGCGATGATGCTGCGTCTCGCCCGCGATGGTGCAAATGGTCTCGAGCCGAACGCGTTCACTCGCACCTTCGAACCTCACGGTTTTGCGTTTGAGGCCCGCGTGTACGCCGAGGACCCCGCGAAGAACGGTCTGCCCAGCTCGGGACTCGTCACCCAAGCCGTGTTTCCCGGGCTCGGTGTCCCGGCGCTTCACGGTGTGCGCGTCGACGGCTGGATCGAGACCGGTCTGGAGGTCTCGCCCTTCTACGACCCGATGCTGGCAAAGGTCATCGCCGTCGCCGCGACGCGCGATGAGGCGATTGATTTGCTGCGCGAGGGGCTGGATTCAAGCCGCGTCGATGGCGTTGTCACCAACCTCGGGCTGCTACGTTCACTCACCGACGAAACAGCCCTGCGCTCAGCCACTCATTCCACGTCAACGCTTGAGGTGACCGTCGACCCAGACCCCCGCATCGACGTCATCGAATCAGGAGCGATGACGACCGTGCAAGATGTCCCAGGCCGCACAGGCTACTGGCAGGTTGGCGTTCCCCCGAGCGGGCCTATGGATGCCGTCTCGCTCATCGAGGCGAACCTCGCCGTCGGTAACCCGTCCGGTGCGCCGGGCATGGAAATCACCGCGACCGGGCCGACACTGCGGTTCAGCACGCCCTCCCTCATCGCCCTCACCGGCGCACCTGCAGTGGCTACCATCGACGGTGAACCGATCGCATTCTGGGAACCGGTTGAAGTGCCGGCAGGCGCGACACTGACGATCGGCACACTCGCCGGCCCCGGGCAACGCGCGTATCTTGCGATCCGCGGCGGGATCGATGTGCCGCTCTACCTCGGCAGCGCTTCAACTTTCACGCTCGGCGGATTCGGCGGCCACGCCGGGCGTGCCCTGCTACCCGGGGACGTGCTGCGGCCGGGTTCACCGGACTCGGAGGCCGAGCATCCGGCGTTTGCCGACGCCGCCAGGCTCAGCGAGCCCAGCGGCCCCACGCCGATTAATCGGCGCCCAGCTCTGACGAACACCTGGCAGATCGCCGTGACCGAGGGCCCGCACGCGGCTCCCGAGTTCTTCACGCGCGAGGACATGCAGACCTTCTATGCCACCGACTACGAGGTGCACTACAACTCGGCCCGCACAGGTGTCAGGCTGATCGGGCCACGCCCGAAGTGGGCGCGTAGTGACGGGGGAGAGGCGGGGCTGCACCCGTCGAACATCCACGACAACCCGTACGCTGTTGGTGCTATCGATTTCACCGGTGACACCCCGATCATCCTGGGTCCTGACGGGCCGAGCCTCGGCGGGTTCGTCTGCCCTGCGGTCGTTGGAAGCGGTGACCTCTGGAAGCTCGGGCAGTTACGCCCAGGAGACACGATCAGGTTCGTGGCAATTCGGGAGGCCGACGCGGCCGACCTGATCGAATACCGTTCTTCTTACTCGGTGGCAGGCCGCGGGGGTGACGGTGACGACGGTGTGATCGCACGGCTAGAACAGACCGATGCGCGTCCGTCGGTCACGTATCGGCGTGACGGCGACGACAACCTGCTCGTGGAATACGGCGACCTCACCCTCGACCTCGGGTTGCGCATGCGAGTGCACGCGCTGATGACGAAGCTCAACGACGAAAAAGTCAACGGCGTGATGGAGCTCACGCCGGGTATCCGGTCGCTGCAGATCCACACGGACCAGGCGGTTCTCAAGGCCTCGACGCTGGCAGGCCTCCTGCAAGAGGTGGAATCAGAGATCCCGGCAACGAACCAGCTGGTGGTGCCCTCGCGCACAGTCAGGCTGCCGCTGTCGTGGGACGACCCGGCCACGCATCTCGCCATTGAGCGTTATATGAACGGTGTGCGCAACGACGCCCCGTGGACACCGTCGAACATCGAATTCATCAGGCGTATCAACGGCCTCGACTCTGTCGACGACGTGTACAGAACAGTGTTCGATGCGTCGTACCTGGTGCTCGGGCTCGGCGACGTGTACCTCGGCGCCCCTGTGGCAACGCCGCTTGACCCACGGCACCGACTCGTGACCACGAAATACAACCCGGCGCGCACCTGGACGGCCGAAAACTCCGTGGGCATCGGAGGCGCGTACCTGTGCATTTACGGTATGGAAGGTCCTGGTGGCTACCAGTTCGTCGGCCGGACCGTTCAGGTCTGGAACCGGTTCAGGCGGGGTGGCTTGTTCGCCGAGAACCCGTGGGCGCTGCGCTTCTTCGACCGGATCAACTGGTACCCGGTGTCAGCGGATGAACTGCTCGAACTGCGCGCCGAAACCGACGCTGGCCGCGGAAACTTCGAAACGCACGAGGGCACCTTCGCGATCGCCGACTACCAGAGCTTTCTCGATGAGAACGCCGCTTCTATCACCGATTTTCGATCCACCCAAACACGCGCGTTCACCGAGGAGAAAGAGCGCTGGCACGCCTCGGGTGAGTTCGACGTGCGCCCCGATACCAAAGAGCCCGTGCCGGCGGATGCTGTGGTCGTGCCCGATGGCGCCACCGGTGTTTCAGCACCGTTCACTTCGACGGTTTGGCAGGTCTCCGTTTCACCGGGCCAACGCGTCAGCGCCGGCGAAAAGGTCATGTCGCTTGAGGCAATGAAGATGGAATCGACCGTGGTAAGCCCCACCGACGGCACCGTTTTGGAAATCTACATCGAGCGCGGCGACCAGGTCGCTCCCGGCCAGGTTCTGCTGTCCATTGGAGCGAATTCATGA
- a CDS encoding allophanate hydrolase, producing MTISAVSRVQLAYERIRQLDRPEIWITLRDESDALLEAALIDKRQLVGEVLPLAGLAAAVKDNIDVAGLPTTAAAPSFRFEPDSDATAVARLRAAGAVIIGKTNLDQFATGLVGTRSPYGAVRNAWNTARISGGSSSGSAVAVALGIVDVSLGTDTAGSGRVPAALNGIVGVKLTRGRIPTTGVVPACRTLDCVTVFARDLDLATRTAEMLAGADGIDPLARTAAELAAVSLEEVTIPPRPRVAVPLPAQLNGLAEGWATAFDAAVFQLSETGVEIVAVDIEPLLEAARLLYEGAFVAERFAAVGQHIDSHRDLIGTDLDPTVSSIVLGGATKLAWEYYADREQLDLLRLASEKVLAGCSALLTPTTTWHPTFDELAADPIGGNSRLGRFTNFANLLDMTSLAVPAGVVDNLPFGVMFTAPAFHDLAVHQLAGRLISRRIELLVVGAHLSGQPLNHQLIAEGASFVRDVKTGADYALYALDTVPPKPGLLRIGDGGDSIRGEVWSLPAAGFGRFVAGLPNPMTIGPVALVDGTSVSGFLCEPIAIQGAEDISSYGGWLAWRQAVEADTQLPVKV from the coding sequence ATGACAATTTCAGCGGTTTCTCGGGTGCAGCTCGCTTATGAGCGCATCCGGCAGCTTGACCGGCCCGAGATCTGGATCACGCTCCGCGACGAGAGCGACGCCCTACTCGAGGCAGCGCTGATCGATAAGCGACAGTTGGTAGGTGAGGTATTGCCGCTGGCCGGTCTCGCGGCGGCAGTCAAAGACAACATCGACGTCGCCGGGCTGCCAACCACCGCCGCGGCACCGAGCTTTCGCTTCGAGCCGGATTCCGATGCCACCGCCGTGGCCCGGCTCCGAGCCGCAGGGGCCGTCATCATCGGCAAGACGAATCTCGACCAGTTCGCCACCGGGCTCGTCGGAACGCGCAGCCCTTACGGCGCTGTGAGAAACGCGTGGAACACTGCCCGGATCTCAGGGGGTTCCAGCTCAGGCTCGGCCGTCGCTGTGGCGCTCGGGATCGTCGATGTCTCACTGGGCACAGACACCGCCGGCTCCGGCCGGGTCCCGGCCGCGCTCAACGGAATCGTCGGCGTCAAACTGACCCGCGGGCGTATTCCCACGACGGGTGTCGTGCCAGCCTGCCGCACACTTGACTGCGTCACAGTGTTCGCCCGCGACCTCGATCTCGCTACCCGTACCGCGGAGATGCTCGCCGGCGCCGATGGAATCGACCCATTGGCCAGGACCGCTGCGGAGCTCGCGGCGGTCAGCCTCGAAGAAGTGACGATACCTCCCCGGCCAAGGGTTGCCGTGCCGCTGCCCGCACAACTCAATGGTCTGGCGGAGGGTTGGGCTACGGCCTTCGACGCGGCAGTCTTTCAGCTGAGCGAGACGGGGGTCGAAATCGTCGCAGTTGACATCGAACCGCTGCTCGAAGCCGCACGACTCCTGTACGAAGGAGCCTTCGTAGCCGAGCGGTTCGCCGCTGTCGGCCAGCACATCGATTCACATCGCGACTTGATCGGAACTGACCTCGACCCGACGGTCTCGAGCATTGTGCTCGGCGGGGCGACGAAGCTCGCGTGGGAGTACTACGCAGACCGCGAGCAGCTCGATCTGCTGCGGCTCGCCTCTGAAAAGGTGTTGGCCGGATGTTCAGCTCTGCTCACTCCGACCACCACGTGGCATCCGACGTTCGATGAGCTCGCGGCCGACCCCATCGGGGGTAACAGCCGTCTGGGGCGCTTCACTAATTTCGCCAACCTGCTCGATATGACCTCACTCGCCGTGCCCGCCGGTGTCGTCGATAACCTTCCTTTCGGCGTGATGTTCACGGCACCAGCATTCCACGACCTCGCCGTGCACCAGCTCGCCGGGCGATTGATCTCCAGACGCATCGAACTGCTGGTCGTAGGTGCGCATCTGAGCGGCCAACCGCTGAACCACCAGCTGATCGCTGAGGGCGCATCGTTCGTTCGTGACGTGAAGACCGGAGCCGATTACGCGCTCTACGCGCTCGACACCGTTCCTCCGAAACCCGGACTGCTGCGCATCGGCGACGGCGGAGACTCCATACGCGGCGAGGTTTGGTCACTGCCCGCGGCAGGATTCGGCCGATTCGTCGCAGGATTGCCGAATCCGATGACAATTGGACCCGTTGCGCTCGTCGACGGAACAAGCGTCAGCGGATTTCTCTGCGAACCGATCGCCATTCAGGGCGCCGAAGACATCAGTTCCTACGGCGGCTGGCTCGCGTGGCGGCAGGCCGTTGAAGCTGACACCCAACTCCCGGTAAAGGTGTGA
- a CDS encoding Gfo/Idh/MocA family protein gives MSAFRTVADHAAPVRVVLVGAGEMGRNWIATLTASPEVELVGLVDLNVELARAVAGELGLSSVTIGTNLVEVARERGANAIVNVTIPAAHHAVNTQALFAGLPVLCEKPIAPTVAEALSLAAAAEVTGQLLMTSQSRRYYPSIARYKRAIGSLGSVEIARTEFFRSARFGGFREEMPSPLLVDMAIHAFDAARYLFGTNPVSVYCQESNPSWSWYRGDAAATALFEFDGGLRYHYTGSWVSAGLETSWNGQWRVNGAGGTATWDGDEKIEVEYLEGYAEPSSSSLINEAHSAAGDKPIEIAGALDEFIAALRTGQTPSGDVRSNILSLAMVEAAVHSAEAKQRVEIHAILENAYRAAIRHERRPEVGAALEAWGSGSAGLGL, from the coding sequence ATGAGCGCCTTTCGCACCGTTGCCGACCATGCTGCCCCCGTGCGGGTCGTTTTGGTAGGTGCAGGCGAGATGGGTCGAAATTGGATCGCCACACTCACCGCCTCGCCGGAGGTCGAATTGGTCGGGCTCGTTGATCTCAACGTCGAACTGGCTCGCGCGGTTGCCGGTGAGCTCGGCCTCAGCTCCGTCACGATCGGTACGAACCTGGTCGAGGTTGCGCGGGAGCGCGGTGCCAACGCGATAGTGAACGTCACCATCCCTGCGGCCCACCATGCGGTCAATACCCAGGCGCTGTTCGCCGGGCTGCCCGTGCTCTGCGAGAAACCCATCGCGCCGACCGTCGCTGAGGCGCTCTCGCTTGCGGCAGCGGCCGAGGTGACAGGGCAGCTTCTGATGACCAGCCAGTCTCGCCGGTACTACCCCTCTATCGCGCGATATAAGCGCGCCATCGGATCGCTCGGTTCGGTGGAGATCGCTCGGACCGAATTCTTTCGCAGTGCTCGCTTCGGCGGTTTTCGCGAAGAGATGCCCAGCCCGCTCTTGGTTGACATGGCCATCCACGCCTTCGACGCCGCGCGCTACCTCTTCGGCACAAACCCCGTTTCGGTATACTGCCAAGAATCGAACCCGAGCTGGAGCTGGTACCGGGGCGACGCGGCGGCGACGGCTCTCTTCGAATTCGACGGCGGGCTGCGCTACCACTACACCGGCAGCTGGGTGAGTGCCGGCCTCGAAACCTCGTGGAACGGGCAGTGGCGGGTGAACGGCGCAGGCGGAACGGCGACGTGGGACGGCGACGAAAAGATCGAGGTCGAGTACCTCGAAGGATATGCGGAGCCGAGTTCGTCTTCCCTGATAAACGAGGCCCATTCTGCCGCTGGCGACAAGCCGATTGAGATCGCCGGTGCGCTCGATGAGTTCATTGCGGCGCTGCGCACTGGCCAAACGCCCTCGGGTGACGTGCGCTCGAACATCCTGAGCTTGGCGATGGTCGAGGCGGCTGTGCATTCCGCCGAGGCGAAGCAGCGTGTGGAGATCCACGCGATATTGGAGAACGCCTATCGTGCGGCCATCAGGCACGAACGGCGGCCTGAAGTAGGCGCTGCTCTTGAGGCATGGGGTTCGGGGTCAGCAGGATTAGGTTTGTAA
- the istA gene encoding IS21 family transposase, which yields MITLDDWAEIRRLYASGGHSKRELAKRLGVSRGTIDRALQADRVPRYERALTGSSFDEVAPAVRKLLTDSPRMPSPALAERVGWSGSSSLFRLRVAAIRPEYLPPDPADRIDHQPGVQVQCDLWFPHQAIPLGHDQHGMPPVLVMTSTFSGNIQALMLPSRTTPDLLGGMWQLLQQAGAVPERLVWDNETGIGRRKLTEPAAAFAGTLGTKIVLLPPRDPESKGMVERMNQFFRSRFMPGRSFASPADFNNQLVDWLPVANARYSRSRRGKPAELVGRDRAAMRALSPVPPEVLFRNTVRLPRDYYVRVFTNDYSVSPGMIGRIVDVTADLHQVTVTHDGTVIAVHQREWARQLIVTDPAHVAEAAVLRQAFKQVRGYRPLEAVETRDLASYDDLFGTGQVA from the coding sequence GTGATCACTTTGGATGACTGGGCAGAAATTCGTCGGTTGTATGCGTCGGGCGGGCACTCGAAAAGAGAACTCGCGAAACGGCTTGGCGTTTCGCGAGGGACGATCGATCGGGCGTTGCAGGCTGACCGGGTGCCGCGGTATGAGCGGGCGTTGACGGGGTCGAGTTTCGATGAGGTCGCACCGGCGGTTCGGAAGCTGCTGACCGACTCGCCGCGGATGCCGTCGCCAGCCCTGGCGGAGCGGGTGGGGTGGTCGGGTTCGTCGTCGTTGTTCCGGTTGAGGGTCGCAGCGATCCGGCCTGAATATCTGCCGCCGGATCCCGCTGACCGGATCGATCACCAGCCCGGTGTGCAGGTGCAATGCGATCTGTGGTTCCCGCACCAGGCGATCCCGCTGGGTCATGATCAGCACGGCATGCCGCCGGTGTTGGTGATGACGTCGACGTTCTCGGGGAACATCCAAGCGTTGATGCTGCCCTCCCGGACAACCCCCGACCTCCTCGGCGGGATGTGGCAGCTGTTGCAGCAGGCCGGCGCGGTGCCGGAGCGGCTGGTCTGGGATAACGAGACCGGTATCGGCCGGCGTAAGCTCACCGAGCCCGCTGCCGCGTTCGCTGGCACGTTGGGGACGAAGATCGTGCTGCTGCCACCGCGGGATCCGGAGTCCAAGGGCATGGTCGAGCGGATGAATCAGTTCTTCCGCTCGAGGTTCATGCCCGGCCGCAGCTTCGCATCGCCAGCGGATTTCAACAACCAGCTCGTTGACTGGTTGCCCGTCGCGAATGCCCGCTACTCGCGCTCACGGCGCGGGAAACCCGCCGAGCTTGTCGGCCGTGATCGGGCCGCGATGCGGGCCTTGTCGCCGGTGCCACCGGAGGTGCTGTTCCGGAACACGGTCAGGCTGCCTCGGGATTACTACGTGCGGGTTTTCACGAACGATTACTCGGTCAGTCCGGGCATGATCGGTCGGATCGTTGATGTTACTGCTGACCTGCACCAGGTCACTGTCACCCATGACGGCACTGTCATCGCGGTGCATCAGCGGGAGTGGGCCCGCCAGCTGATCGTCACCGATCCGGCCCATGTTGCCGAGGCGGCAGTGCTGCGGCAGGCGTTCAAACAAGTCCGCGGCTACCGGCCGTTGGAAGCTGTCGAAACCCGCGATCTTGCTTCCTACGACGACCTCTTCGGCACCGGACAGGTGGCCTGA
- the istB gene encoding IS21-like element helper ATPase IstB → MSELESQLEYYARALKAPRVGEGFRRLGEQARADGWSHEEYLAAVLSREVSEREASGATLRIKAARFPGFKTLEEFNYDHQPGADRTLIAHLGTSTYLQEAKNVILLGPPGTGKTHIAIGLGIKAAKTGHRVLFDTANGWVTRLQEAHSRGKLAAELTRLRRYSLLVIDEVGYVPFDQDAANLFFQLVSSRYEHASLILTSNLPFGRWGEVFGDPTIASAMIDRVVHHADVLSLKGTSYRLRGHKTITSTTD, encoded by the coding sequence ATGTCCGAGCTCGAATCCCAGTTGGAGTACTACGCCCGTGCATTGAAAGCGCCTCGGGTCGGTGAGGGTTTCCGCCGGCTCGGCGAGCAAGCCCGCGCGGACGGGTGGTCACACGAGGAGTACCTCGCCGCCGTGCTGTCGCGCGAGGTTTCCGAGCGGGAAGCATCAGGGGCGACGCTTCGGATCAAGGCTGCCCGGTTTCCCGGTTTCAAGACGTTGGAAGAGTTCAACTACGACCACCAGCCTGGCGCCGACCGCACCCTCATCGCACACTTGGGCACGAGCACTTACCTTCAGGAAGCGAAGAACGTCATCCTCCTCGGACCCCCTGGCACTGGGAAGACGCACATTGCGATCGGGCTCGGCATCAAAGCTGCGAAGACCGGCCACCGAGTGCTTTTCGATACCGCGAACGGCTGGGTCACCCGGCTGCAGGAGGCGCACTCCCGCGGCAAGCTCGCCGCCGAACTCACCCGGCTTCGCAGATACAGCCTGCTCGTCATCGACGAGGTCGGCTACGTCCCGTTCGATCAAGACGCCGCGAACCTGTTCTTCCAACTCGTGTCATCACGGTACGAACACGCGTCACTGATCCTCACCTCGAACCTGCCATTCGGGCGCTGGGGTGAAGTATTCGGCGACCCGACCATCGCGTCAGCGATGATCGACCGCGTCGTGCACCACGCCGACGTACTCAGCCTCAAAGGCACAAGCTACCGGCTCCGCGGCCACAAAACAATCACAAGTACGACAGACTAA
- a CDS encoding TetR/AcrR family transcriptional regulator: MSAAEPRASARAGRPRANSTDQVSSLTGREQILDAAAALFAELGFSGTSTRAIADRVGIRQQSLYYHFAGKDDILAELLSDSVHPSINFIDLIKARVPAHVSAAGALFALACVDIQTLRRARRNIGTLYLLPEVQEPRFEAFRAERTSLREAYGQLGTAAASPEIRPLLDPATIGTILMQIVEVVIQLRRNGERTIGDDDLTIATTCLRAVSLTTPEIERAQEEGRNLLQSSFADTRPSLLSRPSEN, from the coding sequence ATGAGCGCAGCCGAACCCCGCGCCTCGGCACGCGCCGGACGCCCTCGCGCGAATAGCACCGACCAAGTCTCGTCGCTCACGGGTCGTGAGCAGATCTTGGATGCGGCAGCAGCGCTCTTCGCCGAACTAGGCTTCTCGGGCACATCCACGCGCGCTATAGCCGATCGGGTCGGGATTCGCCAGCAATCTCTCTACTACCATTTCGCCGGCAAAGACGACATTCTCGCCGAGTTGCTCAGCGATTCCGTGCACCCGAGCATCAACTTCATCGACCTCATCAAGGCGCGCGTACCAGCCCATGTGAGCGCGGCCGGCGCATTGTTTGCTTTAGCATGCGTCGACATTCAAACGTTGCGCCGTGCCCGGCGCAACATCGGCACCCTCTACCTGCTACCCGAGGTGCAGGAGCCACGTTTCGAAGCTTTCCGCGCCGAACGCACATCTTTGCGTGAAGCATACGGGCAACTCGGCACCGCAGCCGCGTCACCCGAAATAAGGCCGCTCCTTGACCCAGCAACCATCGGTACGATCTTGATGCAGATTGTCGAGGTGGTCATTCAATTACGGCGGAACGGCGAGCGCACCATCGGCGACGACGACCTCACGATCGCGACGACATGCCTCCGCGCGGTAAGTCTCACCACGCCCGAGATTGAACGAGCGCAAGAGGAAGGCCGAAATCTCCTGCAATCAAGCTTCGCCGATACGCGCCCCAGTCTGCTCAGCCGCCCCAGTGAAAACTAG